AATGCTAAGGCTTTCCGCCCTTTATTGTTAACAGGTATTATTAAATCGACGTAGCTAGCGTCGTTATCGGTATCGCAGAGGGCTACTATGGGGATGCCTATCTTTGAGGCCTCAATTAAAGCCTGCTCATCAGCCCTAGGATCAGTTATTACGACCAGCTCAGGCTCTATGTAGGTTGGAAGCCTAGGGTTTGTGAAGGTGCCAGGTATGAAGCGTCCAACTACGGGTTTAGCCCCGGTTAAGGCGCAAAACTTCTCAACGCTAGTTTTACCGTACTGTTTAGAGGATGCCACTACAACCTTGCTTGGCTCATACCTACTTATGAACTTCGACGCGATCCTTACTCTCTCATCTATTTTAGCTACGTCGATTATGCAAAGCCCATCCGAACGCACTCTGTAGATAAATGGCTTTAGGTGTCCGCTCTTAATGTGGGTTCCAATATGCAGCCCTGCTGCTAAGTAAACTTCTAATGGGGCTAAGAGTTCAGCTTTAGAGGAGGTCACGGATTGTCGTTCTGCCTCGCTCATAGCTCACCACCTATTACCGATATGAAGCGCCGACTCATAACCGCCCTACCCTTAAGCTCCTCCTCGATCCTTATTAACTCATTAAGCTTCACTGTTCTTTCCCCACCTATTACCCCGGTCTTTATTAAAGGGCTACTCCAAGCTACTGCTAAGTGGGCTATAGTTTCATCCTCGGTTTCCCCCGACCTATGAGATATAACGGTTACGTAACCGTTATCCTTGGCGTATTGAAGCGCGTTAAAAGCGTCGCTTAAAGTTCCAACCTGGTTTGGCTTAATTATTACGCCGTTACTAGCCCGGATTTTCACACCTTCCTTTAAACGCTTAATGTTTGTTACGTAGAGATCGTCACCTACGATTAAACAATTTTTTACATCCTTCGTCAGTTTAGCAAAGTTTTCGAAGTCCTCCTCATGGAACGGGTCTTCAACGTAGGCGAGCCCATACTTTTCCACCAACTCCACGACGTATTGGTACTGGTCTTCACTAGATCTAAGCCTTCCATCCCTTCTATATACGTAGAGGCGTTTTTCAGGATCCCAAAGCGAGGAAGCAGCTAAATCGATCCCGATTTTAACTTCACATTTAACGTCATCTTCAACCAGGACGCAAGCGTCTTTTACCAATTGTAACGCCTCGTAGCTACTTAAGCTCGCAACCCACGCCCCCTCATCGCCTTTACCACCTAGGAAGCCGCTAAAGACTTTAGGTATTAGGCGTGCAAGCTCTTTATGCACCTTAACGTTAATTAAGGCCGCCTCTACGAAGCTCCTAGCCCCAACAGGTATAACGAGCACTTCCTGTATGTCTTGAGCCAGCCCTTTAACATGTTTACCCCCGCCTAACACGTTACCCACAGGGTAAGGAAGCGTTTTAACGTTTGCCCCCCCTAAATGCCTGTAAAGCGGGACACCGAGGGCTGAAGCGGCTGCTTTAGCGCTCGCCATGGATAACGCTAAAGCCGTTGCTCCACCTATCTTAGAGAAGTTTTCAGTACCATCTACTAGGTGGAGAATTTGATCAACTTCATTTTGATCTGCAGCGTCAACCCCTATTAGTTCAGGGGCTACTAGGTCGTTCACGGCTTTAATGGCCGCTTCAATACCGCCTTCAGGGAAGGCTACGACTTCATGTAGACCCCTACTTGCCCCAGCTGGAGCTGCGCTTCTCCCATAACCTTCAGTTGTGAAGACCTCGACCTCAATCGTGAAATCCCCTCTGCTATCAAGGATTTTACGCGCGTTAATCTGCTCAATAATTGTCGTCTGCAAGTAAATCCCTACCTACGCGGGTTTTTCAAACTTCATCAATTCATCTATAAGGTCCACATGTGTTAGAAGCATCCTTCGACAGCAGTACCTAGTTATACCTAGCTCATCGAGTACTTTACCAGCATCCTCCCCGCTTTTAACACGCTTACTGTATTCCTCCCAAAGATGTCCTATGGGTTTTCCGCAGGTGAAGCATCGTACAGGAATTATCAAGCTTCCACCCCAGTTAACGGTAGCTTTTCTGCCTTTTAGCTCGTGCTGACCTTCCTCTAGGCTTCTTCGGCTCCGTTCTCCTATGGTCCCCCGTAAGCATATGTCTATCGTAGTCAGTAAATATCTTCTTTACTTCAGGATCGTCGATTAGGCTGGTTAACGCTCTCGCTATAGCCGTTCTACTAGCTATTGCTTGACCCATGAAGCCTCCGCCTTTAGCTTTAACCTCCACATCTATCTTACTCCTTACTCCATCGCCTAGGAGTAGGAGGGGTTCAAGTATTTTCCAACGGGCAACCTCGGGCTGGTAAAGCTCTATGGGTATGCCGTTAACGTAAACCCTTCCGGAGCCGGGCTTAATGATTGCGGTTGCTACCGCTGTCTTCCTTTTCCCTATAGCTATCGCCATTTGCTTCACGATGACATCACTCCTACAGCCGGCCTCCACCCTACGTTTAAGGCTAGCTCGCCAACACTTATGTACCTACCTAAGGAGAGCCTAGAGACGCTAGCTTCAGGTATCGTTAAGAGTTTTTCGCCTTCACACTCCTTAGGAAGCCCTATGTATACTCTTAACCTCTTATAGGCTTCCCTACCGCGGGGTTTTTTATAGGGTAGCATCCCTCTAATAGCTCGTTTCACTATTAGGTCGGGCCTTTTCACCTTCTTATGCCCCTTCGTTGGTCTCTTCCAAGTCCTCTTAGAGAGAACTGTTTCCTTATATTCATCGATGATCGACTTAGGATTCCCTGAGATTACTGCTTTTTCAGCGTTAACAACAATCACCGTATAACCATTTAACAGCTTTTTAGCCACGTAGCTTGCCATCCTTCCTAGGATAAGGTTGGAGGCATCGATTATTAAGTTAGCCTTCACCTTAATCACCCTATGATTTTAACCTGACTACCCTTCGGGTTAACCTCAATAAGGTCTTTTATGGTTAAAGCTTTACCTCCAGCCTTAGTTATCTTTTCAATAGCTCCCTTCGAGAAGGAGAAGGCAGCTACGTTCACTTCATGGTCAAGCCTTCCGCTACCTAAAACCTTACCAGGGACGACGACGGTATCCCCGGGCCTTGTCCACCTATTTATCCTGCTAATATTAACCTCACACCTTCTACGTCTAGGTTTACTTAGCCTTTCAGCTAGGTCGTACCATATTGGTGCACGGTTTTCCTTATAAGCCCTTTTAAGCCGTTTAATTAAAGCCAGTAGTTGAGGGTTTGTAGCCTTGGTTTCCCTCAAGCTTTCCCCCCTCCCTAGGCCTTGCTGAGATAAGGTTTAGGAACTCCTCAAACTTCCCCTTTAAAAGATCAGCAGCCTTTAAGACTAGGTCATCAACCTTTAACGTCCCAGTCCCCTCAACGGTAAATACGAAGGCATCCTCACGCCATCCAATCTTAATCGCCTGTTGGAGACAACCTTTTTCACAGTCTTGGCATAATGAACAATCCAGCAGCCTTACCACTTTAACCTCTCCACCTTCAATCGTTAATACCTTACGGGGGCATATGTTAATACACTCTCCACATAGATTACACGACCGCTTATCGATAATGACTACTGGTAGGTTCTTGTAGGCGCACGCTGAAACTGGCTGCCATTTAGCGTGGTTTTTCCCATAGCCTAGTTGAGCGTACGCTTCCAAAACCAGGCTTTGCCCCTTAGAAAGTTTAACTATCGGTATGTTACCATATACCGGTACCACCTCGGGGTCTTCAGATTTTAAATGCCCCGAGTATACCACTAGGTCGGACCCTTCAGCCTTTACGTCTATGAACAGCTTAACCTGGCATAGCGAACATCCAACCCCTCCGCATTTACATTTCTCAGGTACTACGTAGGGTTTATCCGGCGTCTTTAACGGTATTAGTCCAAGCCTATGGGCTATAATTTCATCGAAGAGGACCGAGGTATTCTCTATGATCGCCACGTCCTCAATGGCCATGCACGGTACCCCCGATATCATTTCACGTCGAAGCGCGTTAGTAAAGGACGCCGTTACCCCTTCAACTATGAACCTGATTAAGTAATCAGTCCTTTCAAGGATCTTAATAGTTATCAATGTTTAACCACTCCTATAAGATCAAAGATAACGGTCTCAGCTAACAGTATCTCTCCATTTAAAACTTTCTAACACCTTCTATACGCGTCGACCACGACGCCCTCCTGGGGCGCGTACGCGGTCGGTTGGTAGCGGCGTTACATCCTCAATGCTACCAATCACAAGCCCAGCCCTAGCTAATGCCCTTATCGCTGCTTGAGCACCTGGCCCCGGCGTTTTTGAACCACTACCACCAGTAGCGCGTACCCTAATATGGATAGCGTTTATACCCTTCTCAAGGGCGGCTTGCGCAGCCTTAGAAGCCGCTATCATAGCGGCGTAAGGGGACGGCTTCTCCCTATCTGCTTTAACAAACATTCCACCAGTGGCTTTAGCTATAGTTTCAGCTCCCGTTAAATCCGTTATTAAGATCAACGTATTATTAAAACTAGCGTAGATATGCGCAATACCCCACGCTAACTCCCTGCTTGAAATAGCTATTTCACCTCCTACTAAGCGGGCTTAAGGGCGTGTAATCTACCAAGGCCTCCTCCTTAGCCCGAACTATGTAGCTAGGTACTGATACTACCCTATCGCCT
This is a stretch of genomic DNA from Candidatus Nezhaarchaeales archaeon. It encodes these proteins:
- the rpsB gene encoding 30S ribosomal protein S2; translated protein: MSEAERQSVTSSKAELLAPLEVYLAAGLHIGTHIKSGHLKPFIYRVRSDGLCIIDVAKIDERVRIASKFISRYEPSKVVVASSKQYGKTSVEKFCALTGAKPVVGRFIPGTFTNPRLPTYIEPELVVITDPRADEQALIEASKIGIPIVALCDTDNDASYVDLIIPVNNKGRKALAFTYWLLAKQILKERGLLAPDAEFSVPIEEFETKVVEAAHEEE
- the eno gene encoding phosphopyruvate hydratase, translating into MQTTIIEQINARKILDSRGDFTIEVEVFTTEGYGRSAAPAGASRGLHEVVAFPEGGIEAAIKAVNDLVAPELIGVDAADQNEVDQILHLVDGTENFSKIGGATALALSMASAKAAASALGVPLYRHLGGANVKTLPYPVGNVLGGGKHVKGLAQDIQEVLVIPVGARSFVEAALINVKVHKELARLIPKVFSGFLGGKGDEGAWVASLSSYEALQLVKDACVLVEDDVKCEVKIGIDLAASSLWDPEKRLYVYRRDGRLRSSEDQYQYVVELVEKYGLAYVEDPFHEEDFENFAKLTKDVKNCLIVGDDLYVTNIKRLKEGVKIRASNGVIIKPNQVGTLSDAFNALQYAKDNGYVTVISHRSGETEDETIAHLAVAWSSPLIKTGVIGGERTVKLNELIRIEEELKGRAVMSRRFISVIGGEL
- a CDS encoding DNA-directed RNA polymerase subunit N, producing MIIPVRCFTCGKPIGHLWEEYSKRVKSGEDAGKVLDELGITRYCCRRMLLTHVDLIDELMKFEKPA
- a CDS encoding 30S ribosomal protein S9; the encoded protein is MAIAIGKRKTAVATAIIKPGSGRVYVNGIPIELYQPEVARWKILEPLLLLGDGVRSKIDVEVKAKGGGFMGQAIASRTAIARALTSLIDDPEVKKIFTDYDRHMLTGDHRRTEPKKPRGRSARAKRQKSYR
- a CDS encoding 50S ribosomal protein L13 is translated as MKANLIIDASNLILGRMASYVAKKLLNGYTVIVVNAEKAVISGNPKSIIDEYKETVLSKRTWKRPTKGHKKVKRPDLIVKRAIRGMLPYKKPRGREAYKRLRVYIGLPKECEGEKLLTIPEASVSRLSLGRYISVGELALNVGWRPAVGVMSS
- a CDS encoding 50S ribosomal protein L18e, whose amino-acid sequence is MRETKATNPQLLALIKRLKRAYKENRAPIWYDLAERLSKPRRRRCEVNISRINRWTRPGDTVVVPGKVLGSGRLDHEVNVAAFSFSKGAIEKITKAGGKALTIKDLIEVNPKGSQVKIIG
- a CDS encoding DNA-directed RNA polymerase subunit D; this encodes MITIKILERTDYLIRFIVEGVTASFTNALRREMISGVPCMAIEDVAIIENTSVLFDEIIAHRLGLIPLKTPDKPYVVPEKCKCGGVGCSLCQVKLFIDVKAEGSDLVVYSGHLKSEDPEVVPVYGNIPIVKLSKGQSLVLEAYAQLGYGKNHAKWQPVSACAYKNLPVVIIDKRSCNLCGECINICPRKVLTIEGGEVKVVRLLDCSLCQDCEKGCLQQAIKIGWREDAFVFTVEGTGTLKVDDLVLKAADLLKGKFEEFLNLISARPREGGKLEGNQGYKPSTTGFN
- a CDS encoding 30S ribosomal protein S11, which produces MAISSRELAWGIAHIYASFNNTLILITDLTGAETIAKATGGMFVKADREKPSPYAAMIAASKAAQAALEKGINAIHIRVRATGGSGSKTPGPGAQAAIRALARAGLVIGSIEDVTPLPTDRVRAPGGRRGRRV